ttaaaaaaatatatatatatattttaaaatctcaatgttcaaaaacttttgactggtagtgttaaTCCATATAAAATAATcgcattcatattaataattaacacactttttattattttttcccccctCAGGATTCTgaacattttggaaaataaatttagCCAAAGGAGACAACGTTTCATATAAGCACacaactgtgtaaaaaaaaaaaaaaaatccaattacgCAAACCGCAATCGGAGAAGCAGGTGGAGtcaaagcaataaaaaaacaaaccccAAGCTGTTCCATTCTTCATCCTGATTTATTGAGGGATACACGCTGTCCTGTATCACAGCGCCACCTAAAGGACACAGAAGGAGTGACTTGTTCAATGCCTTCTTGAGGGtctgcatacacacacatgcacacacactttatgaggttgtttttttatgcatatgcCTACTATAGCAGACATCAAAAATCTAATACTCTAAGTTAAGTAATAAAgtcattaaataaacaaaatgggttAATGGTGAAATACATATTTTTCTGACAAGAGTGTGCATTCATTTAGAGTCGTGGGATTGATTAATTCATTCTCAAAGCCTCTGCTGTTTCCTGTGTGGGAAAGCAAAGCTCTTTAATGCTAACCATGGAGTCAGTAATCAACACATTAGGCTGAGTGCACACTCATCCAGAACAGAGTGGGAGCAATCAGACGACATGATGCTGTCACTGGAAATATCCAGAGACACATTTAGCATCTGAAACAGTACTATATGTGCAGTCTAGATGTTAGGGGGGAAAAGGGATTATATTCATAAATCAGACATTCATTTGAAGCATTTCATATGGAAAAATCAACTCAAGCCATTCTAAGTATAATGCATAATATGTAtaccaaaaattacatttcaaaaatgtatataatgctTATATAATGTGTGGCATTTATTCACTgcagttcaaaggtttggggtcagtaaaaaagTGGATTAGTCTctaatgttcaccaaggctgcatatattcaaacaaaacagtaaacagtaaacacacataataaaacaattgGCAATAACTGTtgcctatttgaatatattttaattttaacgtaATTTATTCCagcgatggcaaagctgaattttttgcatcatcatGTCAGTCTTCAGTATagtgcatcctttctgaataaaagtgttatttttattaaaagtaatttaaatgacCAGTGAAGGCAATTGAGTGCTGTTAGATATTATAAtgaatagaaaaaagaaaagacatcACCTATTGGGACGCCTCCATTGTcaagtgggcttctgtctcaattTAAAATGCCTATCTGCTTTCATTTTTTCATGCACCATATATATTAAGACTTTTAAATGAACAGTCTTTACTAATTAGAGCTGCTCAAACACACAGGACATGCTTTAACAATTCCTGTGGCGAGATCAAACACATGAATCAGTATGAGCCTTATTAACACCCAATGAAGAGCGGGAAACAGCCTTTTAAAGAGCCCTAACAAACTTGTCAAGCCTCTGCTGATTTGGAGCGCGGGAGAATCTGATAGATTAAAGACACGCCCCCGTATGTCTATATTAAGACACGCCCCCATATGTCTAGATTAAGACACACCCCATATGTCTAGATTAAGACACACCCCGTATGTCTAGATTAAGACACGCCCTTGTATGTCTAGATTAAGACACACCCCGTATGTCTAGATTAAGACACGCCCACATATGTCTAGATTAAGACACACCCCATATGTCTAGATTAAGACACACCCCGTATGTCTAGATTAAGACACGCCCTTGTATGTCTAGATTAAGACACACCCCGTATGTCTAGATTAAGACACGCCCTTGTATGTCTATATTAAGACACGCCCCCGTATGTCTAGATTAAAACACGCTCTGTATGTCTAGATTAAGACACAACCCCGTATGTCTATATTAAGACACGCCCTCGTATGTCTAGATTAAAACACGCTCCTGTATGTCTAGATTAAAACACACCCCGTATGTCTAGATTAAGACACGACCCCATATGTTTATATTAAGACACGCCCCATGTCTAGATTAAGACACACCCCCGTATGTCTATATTAAGACACGCCCCCTGTCTATATTAAGACACGCCCCCTATGTCTAGATTACGACACGACTCCGTATGTCTAGATTAAGACACGCCCCCTATGTCTAGATTAAGACACAACCCCGTATGTCTAGATTAAGACACGACCCCGTATGGCTGACACTAATCTCgattttacaaattatttgaaCTCAGACAAAGTAACCGACAGTATGTTACTCAATACTAATTTGTTCAGGACAACAGCACTCTCTTACCTGTGAAACTGATTGAGTTTACTGATGACTTCATTAATGTTAAGAAGCGTCAGTATGGTGTATTAGCATCATGATGTCATTCTCCCAACATTCTGATGGGCTCGACTGAACCTCACACGAATCCCATCTGTACTGCAGATCAATcactcatccatccatcccaTAATGCCTCTCTTCCAGTTTTACTGGAGGGAGGGATTGATTGGTATTTGTTTGTTCTGCCTAGGTTTATTTATCGATTTCTGTTGAGCAGAGCAACTCTACACTTCTACACACTGCAAAATGTGCTTTAATTGGAATGTTTTAACTTAATTTACACTCGGATTGAACTGAATTGCGGTTCTCAATCTTTTTGACGCAAAGGCTCCCCTCAGATTTTAGTATTTTTGCTTGCAATTATGACAAAGCTGCTTCTTCATTCAACTGAAATTGAGAATATTGATATTAAATGAACCGTCATTTATTTTACGATTACAGACATTTTTAAGAACTGAATGTCCTTCACAAAAAAACTAGTTATTTTggggtattatttttattttattttttttaaatagagttagattattttacatttacatttagacaaaaaaataaataaaacaaaaaacccgAGCAGTGACCCCGAGCAACCCAAGACATAATTTGATGTTGAGAAGCTAACAAGGTCAACAGAAGTATTTCCCTTTTGAATTGACAGGATCAGTATTCATGctgcacaaataaatacagtaaatacaataCAGAAATAATGTTTAGGCTATATGAAAGGTACAGTTCTgtcatatttttgtatttatttattcgtttttaCCTTGtacagcactatatatatatatatatatatatatatatatatatatatatatatatatatataatggggaAATTTGGAGTGTAATAAAAGGTCGCGCGTGTGTGCGCTTTACTTTTTGAaaggttttatttaattattttttttttgtataaagttATTGGTTTACTGCTGAAATTTTTTCGAATATTGTTTCAAATAAGGTGTTTCATATCAAAGTCTTGTTGTGTTTGAGTGCGAAATATGGTTGTTTTCAGACAGCGTGAAGTTCAGTGAAACCCAAATACTATCACCAAAGTAATTTTCGCGTGTTTTTTTTCAGTAACTTACAGATGCGGAGATAATGTGAGTTGTGTGCCATCTGCAGGTTTGAGGTCTTCTCTTTCTTCAGTTATTAAGTGGTCTGACTCGAGCGCTTTCCTGTCACGAAGCTTGAGTCGTTTAAATTAATTAGGGTTTGACGGATGAACTCGTGCCTCCATTGGACAACTTTGATAAAACTATCCAATAACACGGGTGTCCGCGTCCTtcgtttacttttttatttcactttatgcCACTATGGTCGGAAAACTTCAATAAACAAGTCAGTAAAGTCGTGTGACTAGTATTTTCTGCCAGCTGTTAACGATGCCGcattcgcgaatgaatcattcttttgaatcgATTCTTTTAATGAATCTATCACACGGGTCAGCAAACAGATTTGAATCGATTTGAGATTCAGTCTGAATATATGGCTTCCTTGTGCaatttatttgttgttgaaataaaaatttgaattgtTTCTCGAGTacggtcacattttattttaaggtccaattcttgttattaacaaaccattaactatgacttttgcctcaataaactactTTGTTGCTTGTTAATAATAAGGTAGTTGTAAAATGTAGgttttgggtaggattagggatgtaaaatATGCTCATACAATGTGCTTTATAACAgcatatatgttaataatatgcatgctaataagcaactagttaattgtgagaattggtccctttactaaagtgttactgatttTGTTTATGCAGTTAAATTTTAAGAGGAAAACTGTGGATGAAATAAACAACTTCCTTTGATAGCACTGATGATAAAATAGAACtagaaattcaaaataaaatgattaaagaatGGAAGAAATTGTCTGGTATTCTATTTAATATGGAagtcttgacaaaaaaaaaaaaaagatacaaatggAAAGAAACGCGGCATTACTCTTGAAAAAGAAATATCAGACTCTCCACTTAAACAATTCACCAGACAACAATTCATctttattcaaatacaaaattacaaagcttttttttctccttcttttcTGAGCACATAAACGGCATGAGAAACAAACAGTGTCTAGGGCTGAATCTCATATCCAAGCGGATCGAGCCCTTTATCCAGCAGGAGCAGAGAGGATTCCCTCATCTTCTGGAGGAACTTCTGAAGCTCGTCTTTAGAGAAAACCTGACAAAAAGAAAGTCAGGTCAGATGAATGGACAGCATCATATTTAACACAAGCACTCAGGTTATCAGAAGAGATCTCATGCAAATGGAGTCAACATAGTCTTACTGACATGCCATACTCATGTCTATATTTACAATCGCTCTCTAAAGGGCTCTGACATCACACCTCATAGAGTCTGTGCTGGTCAGACGCCACGATGTCAGCCAGACGCAGGCTCTCCTGGTGGCGCTCGGTGCGCTGCAGTACGGTTAACAGGAGGAAAGACATCATGGGCAGACACAAACGCCGTAGCAAAGTCATCTGATGAGCGCGCTCAGAGTCTTCCTCAGTGTCCTGCCAAACACACACCATGAATCCAGAACCTCCTACACTCAAAATGCATTCGCTGAATTTAAAAATCTTTAATCAGCCAAACCGGTAAATGAATAGAGAACATATTGACCTCTCTGACATCCACCATCCAGCCTCCATCAACAAACAGCAGCACATTATAGATCCTCTCCTTCACATCCTCTGTCAGCGCTCCCAGACGGCCCTGCCAGTTATCATACTCCATCTGGAGGACGTGACAAAGAAAACCCATTTAAGATAAAAGCCAGAAGTGTTCACGGCACTGTGAGAACGGTCTGTTTTCTGACCTTGTACTCTGCTTCTTTCATCTCATGGGCCACCTTCTCTGTAAACTTCGCTTGAGCAGGTGCTGTGGGTTTCACCGGAGGACAGTTCATGTGCTTGAACCACTCATTAAACGCTTCGTGAGCTTCCTGTGGGAGGGGAAAAACAGAGTAAGATCACTTTGCTGTAACTACATTCAGTACACTGACAATTCAGTGTTGCACAAAGATGCAGCTCCTCACCAGATAGGCACGGATGCACAGATGCTCACGGATAGCATTCTCCTCCTCCGCGGGAAGGGGCGTGTCCATGCCCTGCTCCTCCCACTGGCGGTAGATTTCCCGCATGGAATCTTCCGGCACTTTGGCGAAGACCATCTTAGCAGCGTCATGCTTCTTAGATGCTACGGGAAATGAGGAACATtagatgtgaataaataaaataccaaTATCGCTAATCTAAGCTAAGTGACCTAACTAAGACCTAGGAGTAAACTAACCTTAAAAGCTGGTTTAAACTACTGTATTTCCCAgataatgcacatttttattattacattcaaaaatatgaaaactattggcaaagaaaacaaaagtacaCATTAATAAACACTATATCATGTATTTTAATTACcttcactccacaacaaatcgtACAATTTTAAAGCTATCCAGAATTGACCAACAATGAAAAATCTTAAGTATAAAATTACACTGCCCTGCATCATATctgctgaaaaaacaaaactgagGCGCATTTTATAGACTTTTTGCTTTCTACAACCGTTTATAAGGTGAAGTCTGGTATTATCCCTTAATCACCAGAAAAGCAGCCGCAAAGACATGAATCTTGACTTCCTCTGAGCCAGGTTACAACTCTCTGTTAGATTCTCGCATGTATGAACGATCCTGAAGACATTATTTTAGGTCTAATCTGATTTCAAGGTCAGGATTACGACAAGTGACAGAGAGGAAAATGCAAAAGTCTGACCTAAGAACTTCCTCATGATGGCATTGCTCTGTTTGAGGGCTTCGGCTCGCTGGGCGGCATCAAACACCAGCCAGTCAATGACATCAATCTTCTGCTGATCCTCCTGTGTAGACAGATGAAGAGTTGTGTGTTAATTCCATTGCTAATTGGATACAGATTTATAAATGAACAGAGTTAGCAGGTCATTTGTACCACTGTAGTTGCTGCATCTAGTGCAGGGGTCAGGTCATGGTGGGAAAACtcatctgtgtctctctctctgatggTCTCTACTACCGTTTTTGTGATGGCTGCTACATCCAAACCTaaaatccacaaaaatataaatgtgtaataaacatttaaaagtacaCATTGTGATACAAGACCCTTTGTCCTCACCTGCTTGGGTTGCCAGCTCTAGACAGTGTTTGCGCTGCTCAGTTACAGTGACTTCCTCCAGGAACTGAGCGTATTGGGACACGGCCATGTCAGCAGGAAGGTGACTGACATAAAACGCAATGAGGTCCACCTGCTTTTCTTTCACTAACAGTGAGATGTAGGCCTTCAGGACATCTACACACACCTCCTCCTGACAAACACAGATCACAGCAGTGAGTCTGCATCAAACATGTGAATGTATTCATCTGTAGAAGCAATAAGCTAGACACATGAAGAGAAATATAATcgaaaacgaacaaaaaaaaaaaaatgcatataatgtACGTACCTTGAGTTGCATGCCCAAACTGCGATAAAACAACACTAAATGTGACATGAAGCGCAACAGATGAGCTGGCAGAGCTGTACTTCTTCCCAACCAATCATTGAACTCCTCCAGAAGACCTTTCAACGCAAGTTCGACATTAAAACGAAAACTTTTCAAAAAGCTAAAGTGAGATTTTTTCAAAAATCTGATCTCAAAGCATACCATCAAGATCCCCGAGAATAATCAACTTCTGAATCAAATGGTAATGTTCCTTAGTTGCATCCAGAACCCTCTGTCGACATAACACACGTGTGAAAAGATTTCCATCAGTTTAGTCTTTTACAAACGAAACCTCATTCATTCACTCTTACTTTGGATTCTGTTGCTTGAAGCTCTTCAAAGACTTTCTCCAATGTCCAACTGAAAAAGCCACATGATGGAATTAATCACTTACTGGAAAAGGACATAAAGACTGTATGTATGATGGAAATTAGAGGGTGTTTCTAGCCATACTTGGTCTCTAGGAACTCTCTGGGCAGCTCCTCCAGCTCTTCACTGCCCAGACCAGAAGAACAGATCTCCTGCTCTACCAGAGTGTCCACCATCACCCGGAAATACGCCCACACCGTGTCCTCCCACGACTCACACACGGGTAACAGCTGCAGGAAACAAGGACATATTCAAATAATGACTAAAAAAACAAGAGTAAAA
The DNA window shown above is from Carassius carassius chromosome 26, fCarCar2.1, whole genome shotgun sequence and carries:
- the LOC132105882 gene encoding nuclear pore complex protein Nup107-like, which translates into the protein MRSAAQRKNDEPQKRRRKSRVLASLASSCDFTDNMDWNQTWMSPAVRDTDVTRAARRKSSHKKVAFPPAQDETPGTSTTPARPPLRQTPGSLLRQTLTPRSALRNPDVSAILGTGGRTPRFVNTPRTKGSLSMNLDDSDWTNSLFPSPLSGLVDTSFTEDVNMSALMLKEDDPGEAASLSLFPDFLQSYLRRASTDVFDLLEEYEALCQDKVSMLQKMVLRSAPGQQKSSKTVSITWLLQQEMVTWRLITSLYRDRIQTVLEEDFMMDITMPTESEKAVMEQFFQKGSVVRQSQLVVDWLESIAKDEMGDFSDNIEYYAKSVYWENTLHTLKLRRNQSSGGFSRPLVTELDPDAPIRQKRPLADLDREDESRLLKNLFNLIRAGMTDEAQRLCKRCGQAWRAATLEGWKLYHDPNINGGGGELQAVEGNPHRSVWKVCCWRMAEEEQFNKYERAIYAALSGNLKQLLPVCESWEDTVWAYFRVMVDTLVEQEICSSGLGSEELEELPREFLETNWTLEKVFEELQATESKRVLDATKEHYHLIQKLIILGDLDGLLEEFNDWLGRSTALPAHLLRFMSHLVLFYRSLGMQLKEEVCVDVLKAYISLLVKEKQVDLIAFYVSHLPADMAVSQYAQFLEEVTVTEQRKHCLELATQAGLDVAAITKTVVETIRERDTDEFSHHDLTPALDAATTVEDQQKIDVIDWLVFDAAQRAEALKQSNAIMRKFLASKKHDAAKMVFAKVPEDSMREIYRQWEEQGMDTPLPAEEENAIREHLCIRAYLEAHEAFNEWFKHMNCPPVKPTAPAQAKFTEKVAHEMKEAEYKMEYDNWQGRLGALTEDVKERIYNVLLFVDGGWMVDVREDTEEDSERAHQMTLLRRLCLPMMSFLLLTVLQRTERHQESLRLADIVASDQHRLYEVFSKDELQKFLQKMRESSLLLLDKGLDPLGYEIQP